Proteins from a genomic interval of Oncorhynchus mykiss isolate Arlee unplaced genomic scaffold, USDA_OmykA_1.1 un_scaffold_892, whole genome shotgun sequence:
- the LOC118964058 gene encoding uncharacterized protein LOC118964058, translated as PSCSSDTLNSGDWLLKNFRGFSAFASFKDMQRLLATFSVTEALPQLTVRQLAEVSSSPDQLSSAADVTMLMNYVPNILFTDFFNDFSLAITGQESKFPVAVRSAMLQQVFERGNLSDRSVSDQEVLTWLQSRLRPLLINLSPLHVAPLFSVVAQRNCNIGQQLVEVLNATLPTLQDNTQRNIYDQITLSLQGSSPLRCYGTNYNHSFYGYLESSFLGFGFPNLTTFLSLIPHSQMEQLVNSLPVSDLGRFLRAAQRCRRRHKTLPALQQLRQDPTESIPESVRRPTLPCVWPQALSSSQRSEVNAWFDMRLKNYLPFLTRSLRAADFVERDVYRETIRTYLTSASAPKCYNASDPELNSTAWFAENIGLFITYLTLEDLNTFGSAQVLQVFTVNLVNIGLLNSTSLPQNLTDYYTSLVYLQDSNFNPLFLPLLFRCVAPGPAFRQLDAEQSMILLHNLTTLCRDLDPQVSAALAANMGDNLNSNTIAALGRESTGLSEGQITMAPASVLWASFSILSTVIGWNQGQAMAIIQSLMLSGAVKINSASTLTALGSLVTGVPSATLGSISGTELLYASQDPTFITYMQTAPTILIQTFVTQLITVNPNPDSILQNVPDSMSTEIPRSLLQGFSQSSVVVEKLNQKTWRHEQAVLFFDTVALGIDNSDNMSSSVLQGFTCTRVASMTTTKIKKLVKACRRKGKNRVALRETQLTCMYNYIKEESNVTSYNLYPPDMLLYYDYSKVPRDTCKTTSVSWETRTSLRVLRRAQLQTHSPGNNVKTCL; from the exons ACCCCAGCTGTAGCTCTGACACCCTAAACAGTGGAGACTGGCTGCTGAAGAACTTCAGAGGATTCTCTGCCTTCGCCTCCTTCAAGGACATGCAGAGACTACTGGCCACCTTCTCTGTG acGGAGGCCCTGCCCCAGCTCACAGTGAGACAGTTGGCAGAGGTGTCCTCTAGTCCAGACCAGCTCAGCTCTGCTGCAGACGTCACCATGCTGATGAACTACGTACCCAACATCCTCTTCACTGACTTCTTCAATGACTTCTCTCTAGCCATCACC GGTCAAGAGTCTAAGTTCCCGGTGGCGGTGCGTTCAGCCATGCTCCAGCAGGTGTTTGAACGCGGGAACCTATCAGACCGCTCCGTTAGCGACCAGGAGGTACTCACCTGGCTTCAGAGCAGGCTCCGCCCACTGCTGATCAACCTGTCCCCGCTCCACGTCGCCCCCCTCTTCAGTGTGGTCGCACAGAGGAACTGCAACATTGGACAGCAGCT GGTGGAGGTGCTGAACGCCACCCTCCCTACACTTCAGgacaacacacagagaaacatcTACGATCaaatcaccctctccctccaag GCTCTTCCCCACTCCGTTGCTATGGCACAAACTACAACCACAGTTTCTATGGTTACCTGGAGAGTTCCTTCCTGGGTTTCGGCTTCCCCAACCTGACCACCTTCCTCTCCCTCATACCCCATAGCCAGATGGAacag ctggtgaactctctgcctgtctctgacctGGGTCGTTTCCTGCGCGCCGCCCAACGTTGTCGACGACGACACAAAACTCTGCCAGCTCTACAGCAACTACGCCAAGACCCCACT gagagTATCCCTGAGTCAGTGAGGCGTCCCACACTGCCGTGTGTCTGGCCCCAGGCTCTCAGCAgcagtcagaggtcagaggtcaacgcCTGGTTTGACATGAGGCTGAAGAACTACCTGCCCTTCCTCACCAGGAGCCTG CGCGCTGCCGACTTTGTGGAGAGAGATGTGTACAGGGAGACCATCAGGACGTATCTCACCTCAG CGTCGGCTCCTAAGTGTTACAACGCCAGTGATCCAGAGCTCAACTCAACGGCCTGGTTTGCTGAGAACATCGGACTCTTCATCACTTATCTCACCTTGGAAGACCTCAACACCTTCGGATCAGcgcag gTGTTGCAGGTGTTCACAGTGAACCTGGTGAACATAGGTCTACTGAACTCCACTAGCCTGCCCCAGAACCTCACTGACTACTACACATCACTGGTCTACCTACAGGACAGCAACTTCAACCCTCTgtt tcttccTCTGTTGTTTCGATGTGTGGCCCCAGGGCCAGCCTTCAGACAGCTGGATGCTGAGCAGAGCATGATCCTTCTACACAACCTGACTACACTGTGTAGAGACCTGGAcccacag GTGTCTGCAGCTCTAGCAGCTAACATGGGAGACAACTTAAACAGCAACACCATCGCTGCCCTCGGCAGAGAGAGTACAGGTCTGTCTGAGGGTCAGATCACCATGGCACCCGCCAGCGTTCTGTGGGCTTCCTTCAGCATTCTGAGCACTGTGATTGGCTGGAACCAGGGCCAGGCCATGGCCATCATCCAATCACTGATGCTGTCAGGAGCCGTGAAG ATCAACAGCGCATCCACCTTGACAGCGCTGGGTTCCCTGGTGACCGGTGTTCCCTCGGCAACCTTAGGCAGCATCAGCGGCACGGAACTCCTCTACGCGTCCCAGGATCCCACATTCATAACATACATGCAGACCGCCCCGACGATCTTAATCCAGACTTTCGTCACTCAG TTGATCACAGTgaaccctaacccagacagtaTTCTCCAGAACGTCCCAGACAGCATGTCTACTGAGATCCCCAGGTCCCTGCTGCAGGGCTTCTCTCAGAGCAGTGTGGTGGTGGAGAAACTGAACCAGAAGACATGGAGACACGAACAG GCTGTGTTGTTCTTTGACACAGTGGCTCTAGGAATTGACAACTCCGACAA tatgtCATCCAGCGTGCTCCAGGGCTTCACCTGCACCAGAGTGGCCAGTATGACCACAACCAAGATCAAGAAACTGGTCAAGGCCTGCAGGAGGAAGGGCAAGAACAGGGTCGCACTGAGAGAGACTCAG TTGACCTGCATGTACAACTACATCAAGGAAGAGTCAAATGTCACCAGCTACAACCTGTACCCTCCTGACATGCTGCTTTACTACGA CTACAGTAAGGTTCCTCGGGACACCTGTAAGACTACTTCAGTGAGCTGGGAGACGCGGACTTCTCTCCGTGTTCTCCGACGCGCTCAGCTTCAAACGCACAGCCCTGGTAACAATGTCAAGACCTGCCTG